DNA sequence from the Penaeus monodon isolate SGIC_2016 unplaced genomic scaffold, NSTDA_Pmon_1 PmonScaffold_12090, whole genome shotgun sequence genome:
TCTTGGCTCATCAAGAAAACAGTCATTGTCAGCCTTTGATCGAGATGATATCTCATCTAGTAGAGAAATGTGTACAGTAGAAATATGCGTGACTACGGATATCTAGAAATACATCTTAAGCCTCTGAAATAGTAGTAAAAGGATCAATCACAATCTGCACGTGTGTAATTGTTTTGGAATTGTATTTCTGTACTGTAAGCGCTGTAGTATTTTGAAAAATGTAACTTTGAAACTACCTACATCAAGAGAGGAAAACCTTGATTAGGGCAAAGTACGTGGATTATTGGTTTAATAGGTAATAAAAAAGTTTACTGAATGCAGACAAAGTATATGATGAGTTTGAAGCACTGtatcgaaaatgataatgataatcggcTTGACTTTTGTATAGTTACTGAAAAAGGCACTTGTATAAAGGAAGTCATaaactattttaaatattttttaaatatttagtataaataaatatcgtAACTGATACTAACACGTAATGCACCacttacatatatttcatttccaGAAACTGGTACTATATTGCAAGTGCTTCGCTTCAGATTCTTGTATTCATTCATCAAATTTAAGAAaatcataaatatgaataaatgataataaatgggtAATGAGAAATTCTCATATAACACGTATACTATTGTAATTAAAgacaatacaaacataaaaacagtAAATGCTCAAGCATAAGTCGAAGCTGGTAACATATTATGTATCTTCTTTATGGTCCACTATAAAGTGTGGAAGGCGCAGGAGGACTGTAACTTCCACCGCCGATACCACCTCCACTTCCGCCTCCAAAACCACCTCCACTTCCGCCTCCAaaaccacctccacttccacctccaaaaccgccaccaaaaccaccaccgaTGCCACCGCCAATACCGCCTCCAATACCACCTCCGAATCCGCCTCCGATACCACCTCCGAATCCGCCTCCGATACCACCTCCGAATCCGCCTCCAATACCACCACCTGTTCCTCCACTGCCACCACCTCCCACAACCTGACCGCCACCTTGAGAGGCAGCACCAAGCGCTGTTTGTAGGTCTACTCCACCAGGAAAGATGGGTTCCTCCATCTGCGTAGTTCACGAAAAAAACCTTCGGGATCTGCTGGTGGTGCGCTGGCCCCTCGATCATTTTTGCCCTTGTTTCCGACTGTTTGTTAAGGACGAACAAGACGGGTTTTTTGCCTTGGAGGGGGGAACGAGATGGGTTCTGGCCTTGAGCACCTCAGGAATctgacgaaaaaaaatttttcttttcagtttgggttttggttttcgcGGGCCCGACTGGAAGAGCCTGATTTGGGGGCACATATCAAGAACACACGACGTTCACTTGGGTGTGACGCAGGCCATCCACGGTGAATTTTTCCCCCGCCCAACCCCTGCGTTAAAGGGGGCCGGAAGGAGTGGGTGGGTTTGTACCCCTTGTGGGGCAGCAGAGCGACAGCCCCCCAGTGCTAAGAtccctaaaagaaagaaaattttaaaaatactgaaaacaaatCGAGAAATACTCGTGCAGCATGAGATTGTGTTATTACAAGAAGCTTCATGCTGGTTGTTATGACTTCCGACAAGTACGCCTATATATACTGAGGTTTTGCTCCTCAACGatgctttccttctcctttaatatagaaatttttgttaaatcgtaaataaattttaaaaatgctattTCTATAGGGTGCTGAAAAAagtgttatgtatgcatgtatttgtgcttgcgtaaaaaaataacatatgttatattaaaataaagtatatatataaatatatgatattaagcaattataagaaaattataaaatatatataaataagtaatgtataaaattattacttttatataaatataatactttaatattataaaataagattaatatatatttcaatacatttaataaatatatagataagaaataaaatatattttatatataatatatataaaaatatatatatatattcatgaaaatttaaaaatgtatatatttttatacaatatatatataaaattttatatacaaaaaaacatata
Encoded proteins:
- the LOC119569006 gene encoding glycine-rich cell wall structural protein-like → MEEPIFPGGVDLQTALGAASQGGGQVVGGGGSGGTGGGIGGGFGGGIGGGFGGGIGGGFGGGIGGGIGGGIGGGFGGGFGGGSGGGFGGGSGGGFGGGSGGGIGGGSYSPPAPSTLYSGP